Proteins found in one Bartonella krasnovii genomic segment:
- a CDS encoding autotransporter outer membrane beta-barrel domain-containing protein — MIIKVSNNRLYSCVFTAVIFSFLLNINIEVHSRSFVSLSCDENKLPYECNDGAKHTISDKIYMITVPVKPKNGEGSSLTLPAAIGVQEPNTVIQAMRIEVKGTAGVEDIYGAVVSRGGKIVLSDSAFKNVSVGLKADHGIIEVNRGTIEASQVAAYAEKVGASVTLTNTKIKVDGQGIGQESALFINADAGIQMKGGFIDVNDAAALYVERGGRAILDGVTITSKRKKIKDRENTNEKTAYTVLNVKQQGSVYLKNTNIVSTNVHVLTVGQDFNTQSAVGRGENILISRVNIEDSTIKAIGNKHGMRFETGGETNVYEQGLVFLKRTVFEVPAGTAIHNNNSRSYIAVTEGTKIFGDLLLTAEKGGTVAILADSSSLIGGTYVADDSIAELYLTGGSKWFLTRRREIDSQVSNPTSSFISFVKLSDSFIAFETPMFHEYQTLHIGKGEKEVYSAQDSADIYLNTYLRRDGLLNNKKTDRLLIHGDVSGKTTVYVQFIAEDQREIATGENAHSVSLIQVSGKAAEDSFQLNRAYIALEGLPYQYYLNGYGPASSLGQAQTSQRLVEGEGDFWDFRFESKYIQPALGMSVIPHSELKIREVVPQVPTYLLLQNALFHVGLMDISNQQKQLQATRSISGKLLKVEENFSLSVHGYGGSYRYVSDLSLLEYGYDGNVDYNAIETDILLKTIERAYSTISFGIMGTYGKLSLQPRNVEQSQKSPFNKWTFTAYGSVKHNTGFYGDGLLSYGLFKGDVLTHSWGKTATLTANPLSISLSAGKVFMIGQKGLLFDPQIQFIYQYLQFDKFRDTDGIDVEMKKADQWLMRIGGYLSKTFTAYEKDRIISLNGNLHLAHHFGEKQFVHLKDVFQLGAFGSSLETGLGINAQLSSKVTLYSDFSYQHKLTKAGFSGVRFSGGLRYHF; from the coding sequence ATGATAATCAAAGTATCTAATAATCGCTTGTATTCGTGTGTTTTTACGGCAGTTATTTTTTCTTTTTTATTAAACATAAATATTGAAGTACATTCTCGTTCATTTGTATCACTGTCATGTGACGAAAACAAATTACCTTATGAGTGCAATGATGGTGCAAAGCATACAATTAGTGATAAAATATATATGATCACGGTACCTGTTAAACCAAAAAATGGGGAGGGAAGCTCTCTCACTTTGCCTGCTGCTATAGGAGTACAGGAGCCAAATACAGTTATTCAGGCAATGCGTATAGAGGTTAAAGGTACTGCAGGTGTAGAAGATATTTATGGGGCTGTTGTATCAAGAGGGGGAAAAATTGTCTTGAGCGATTCAGCTTTTAAAAATGTGTCAGTAGGTCTTAAAGCTGATCATGGAATAATTGAGGTTAATCGTGGAACAATTGAGGCTTCTCAGGTTGCTGCTTATGCAGAGAAAGTAGGAGCATCTGTTACGTTAACGAATACAAAAATTAAAGTGGATGGTCAGGGTATTGGTCAAGAGAGTGCTCTTTTCATTAATGCTGATGCAGGTATTCAGATGAAAGGTGGATTTATTGATGTGAATGATGCCGCTGCGCTTTATGTAGAGAGAGGGGGGCGTGCAATTTTAGATGGTGTTACCATTACTTCAAAACGTAAAAAAATAAAAGATAGAGAAAATACAAATGAAAAAACTGCGTATACAGTTTTGAATGTAAAACAGCAAGGCTCTGTTTATTTAAAAAACACGAATATTGTTTCTACGAATGTGCATGTTTTAACAGTTGGACAAGATTTTAACACACAATCTGCTGTCGGTAGGGGAGAAAATATTTTAATCTCGCGGGTTAATATTGAAGATTCAACTATTAAGGCAATAGGGAACAAACATGGTATGCGTTTTGAAACGGGAGGGGAGACTAATGTGTACGAACAGGGACTTGTTTTTTTGAAAAGAACGGTTTTTGAGGTTCCTGCAGGAACAGCTATTCATAATAATAATAGTCGGAGTTATATTGCAGTAACAGAGGGTACAAAAATTTTTGGTGACTTATTATTAACAGCTGAAAAGGGGGGGACTGTAGCGATTTTGGCTGATTCTTCTTCATTGATAGGAGGGACTTATGTTGCCGATGATTCTATTGCTGAGCTTTATTTAACAGGAGGATCAAAATGGTTTTTGACAAGAAGAAGAGAGATAGATTCGCAAGTTTCAAACCCTACAAGTTCATTTATTTCATTTGTAAAACTTTCGGATAGTTTCATCGCTTTTGAAACGCCAATGTTTCACGAATATCAGACACTTCATATTGGGAAGGGAGAGAAAGAAGTTTATAGTGCTCAAGATAGTGCGGATATTTATCTTAATACCTATCTCAGGCGTGATGGGTTGCTTAATAATAAAAAGACTGATCGCCTTTTAATACATGGTGATGTTTCTGGAAAAACAACAGTTTATGTGCAATTTATTGCAGAAGATCAGAGGGAAATAGCGACAGGTGAAAATGCTCATAGTGTTTCACTTATTCAGGTTTCTGGAAAAGCGGCAGAAGATTCTTTTCAGTTAAATCGTGCTTATATCGCATTAGAGGGTTTGCCTTATCAATATTATCTTAATGGCTATGGTCCAGCTTCTTCTCTTGGACAAGCACAAACTTCTCAAAGATTGGTTGAAGGAGAGGGGGACTTTTGGGATTTTCGTTTTGAAAGTAAATATATTCAGCCTGCTTTAGGGATGTCTGTTATTCCTCATTCTGAGTTAAAGATCAGAGAAGTTGTTCCACAAGTTCCAACCTATCTTCTGTTACAAAATGCTTTGTTTCATGTTGGACTTATGGATATCAGTAATCAACAAAAGCAGTTGCAAGCTACGCGGTCTATTTCTGGTAAGTTATTAAAAGTTGAAGAGAATTTTTCTTTATCTGTTCATGGGTATGGGGGGAGTTATCGTTATGTCTCAGATTTGTCCCTCCTTGAATATGGGTACGATGGGAATGTTGATTATAACGCTATAGAAACAGATATTTTACTCAAAACAATAGAGAGGGCATATAGTACGATATCTTTTGGGATTATGGGAACCTATGGAAAGCTTTCCTTACAACCTCGTAACGTGGAACAAAGTCAAAAGAGTCCGTTTAATAAATGGACATTTACGGCATACGGTAGTGTGAAACACAATACGGGTTTTTATGGAGATGGTCTTTTATCTTATGGTTTGTTTAAAGGTGATGTACTTACTCATTCTTGGGGTAAGACGGCGACATTAACAGCAAATCCTCTGAGCATTTCGTTGTCTGCTGGTAAAGTGTTTATGATAGGACAGAAAGGTCTTCTTTTTGATCCACAGATTCAGTTTATTTATCAATATCTTCAATTTGATAAGTTTCGTGATACTGATGGGATTGATGTTGAGATGAAAAAAGCAGATCAATGGTTGATGCGTATTGGAGGGTATTTAAGTAAAACATTTACGGCATATGAAAAAGATCGTATTATTTCTTTAAATGGTAATCTTCATCTTGCCCATCATTTTGGTGAAAAACAATTTGTTCATCTAAAAGATGTTTTTCAGCTAGGGGCTTTTGGTTCTTCTTTAGAAACAGGTTTGGGGATTAATGCACAACTTTCTTCTAAAGTTACACTTTACAGTGATTTTAGCTATCAGCATAAGCTAACCAAGGCAGGCTTTTCTGGCGTTCGTTTTTCTGGTGGATTGCGTTATCATTTTTAA
- a CDS encoding filamentous hemagglutinin: protein MQEGADGKVHVSFNGIFTPPEEAAVYAEQHAEDKNNPLYFVVFPEADSAISELLVAGYQKFLENNFWGLTNSTQTAKALMYGYGLTGLELYGHSRGTMTAGNGSYNLAKHGIHGIAKETTINFFGPAFNTQDMADTLYILSDGKQDYVNLENHKYDFVGVKIGKNPYTFEKIPPGSGPWKERFQIFKGYPSVHACYGSAGYECTSLYGPPNRTPIYSIYSGRKK, encoded by the coding sequence TTGCAAGAAGGTGCTGATGGCAAGGTGCATGTGTCCTTTAATGGCATTTTTACTCCACCAGAGGAGGCGGCTGTTTATGCAGAGCAACATGCGGAGGATAAAAATAATCCGCTTTATTTTGTTGTATTCCCAGAAGCCGATTCTGCTATTTCAGAACTTCTGGTGGCAGGATATCAGAAGTTTTTAGAAAATAACTTTTGGGGTTTGACCAATTCCACACAAACAGCAAAAGCTCTGATGTATGGTTATGGACTTACAGGGTTAGAACTTTATGGCCATAGCCGTGGGACCATGACAGCGGGCAATGGATCGTATAATTTAGCAAAGCATGGTATTCACGGTATAGCAAAGGAAACAACGATTAATTTCTTTGGACCAGCTTTTAATACTCAAGATATGGCAGATACGTTATATATCTTAAGTGATGGCAAGCAGGATTATGTCAATTTGGAAAATCATAAATATGACTTTGTTGGTGTGAAGATTGGCAAAAATCCTTATACCTTTGAGAAAATCCCCCCTGGAAGTGGTCCTTGGAAAGAGAGATTTCAAATATTTAAGGGTTACCCCAGTGTTCATGCTTGTTATGGTAGTGCAGGTTATGAGTGCACATCGCTTTATGGTCCACCTAATCGTACACCCATTTATTCAATTTATTCAGGAAGAAAAAAATGA
- a CDS encoding ATP12 family chaperone protein, protein MREILNHFDRSLNQNSSVQKSQSLSCQPHPKRFYREVKIACEEGGFTILLDERPVKTPAKRHFLVPTQVFAEFIAQEFESQKNVVDPATMPMTRLVNTVIDGIADDMQAVFEDLLRFVACDMIFYRAQTPKELVQRQCKQWDPLLDWAEEKLGARFYLTEGLIHVEQSPEALQAVSHYLRSVESPYMLAALHVMTTLTGSALIALAVAAEKIDADHAWSIAHLDEDWMMEQWGTDKETMVRRAHKKIEFNAAVTIVRTCL, encoded by the coding sequence ATGCGTGAAATTTTGAATCATTTTGATAGGTCCTTGAATCAAAATAGTTCTGTCCAGAAGAGTCAAAGTCTTTCATGCCAACCACATCCAAAACGATTTTATAGAGAAGTGAAGATTGCTTGTGAGGAGGGAGGCTTTACGATCTTATTAGATGAACGTCCCGTTAAAACGCCTGCAAAGCGTCATTTTCTTGTGCCAACGCAAGTGTTTGCTGAATTCATTGCTCAGGAATTTGAGAGTCAAAAGAACGTTGTTGATCCAGCAACAATGCCGATGACGCGTCTTGTTAACACTGTTATTGATGGTATTGCTGATGATATGCAGGCTGTTTTTGAAGATTTATTGCGTTTTGTTGCTTGTGATATGATTTTTTATCGTGCACAAACTCCTAAAGAGTTGGTACAACGGCAATGTAAACAATGGGATCCTTTATTGGATTGGGCAGAAGAAAAACTAGGAGCACGCTTTTACTTGACAGAAGGGCTGATACATGTGGAACAATCACCAGAAGCACTTCAAGCTGTGAGCCATTATTTACGCAGCGTTGAATCCCCCTATATGCTTGCTGCACTCCATGTGATGACAACTTTAACGGGATCTGCTCTTATTGCTCTTGCGGTCGCTGCGGAAAAAATTGATGCGGATCATGCTTGGTCTATTGCTCATTTAGATGAAGATTGGATGATGGAACAATGGGGAACGGATAAAGAGACAATGGTACGCCGTGCTCATAAAAAAATTGAATTTAATGCCGCTGTTACAATTGTTAGAACTTGTTTATAA
- a CDS encoding DMT family transporter, with protein MSNIPVMHAVGLRLFATAATLWVIALFREKAVFRSLPLLSMIPSFLILSVLGFSLYFVCSFGALKSLKASDLTMVLATIPGITYILGTLTNSLMFSWFKLIGMIIVSVAAIAFNINSVEVGYYSLIGIALALTAALSYSAYGLLSKRYLKNLPLLTSLAWITTISAVSFMPLFIFDPAPLLYLNLEDILKILILGTVCSAPVYVLYQKVLAEGGVLYANTIGVLSPFAVVTCEWIIGSSPSLNMIKIIAMIMAAIGMTLLFIDASKVSGWQQKHRAKNSKFNEEIK; from the coding sequence GTGAGCAATATACCAGTCATGCATGCGGTTGGACTGAGGTTGTTTGCCACTGCTGCCACCTTATGGGTGATAGCACTTTTTCGTGAGAAAGCTGTTTTCAGATCCCTCCCATTACTTTCTATGATACCTTCTTTTTTAATTCTATCGGTGTTAGGATTTTCGCTATATTTTGTCTGCAGTTTTGGTGCATTAAAATCACTCAAAGCCAGTGATTTAACCATGGTTTTAGCCACTATTCCAGGAATTACCTATATATTGGGAACACTGACGAATAGTCTTATGTTTTCATGGTTCAAGCTTATCGGTATGATCATTGTCAGTGTAGCGGCTATAGCATTTAATATAAACAGTGTAGAGGTGGGATATTACAGCCTAATAGGCATAGCTCTTGCTTTAACAGCAGCGCTTTCTTACTCTGCTTATGGCTTATTGTCTAAACGTTATCTTAAAAATTTACCTTTGCTCACCTCATTGGCTTGGATCACGACAATTTCTGCAGTGTCATTTATGCCATTATTCATTTTTGATCCTGCTCCACTCTTATATCTTAATTTAGAAGATATACTTAAGATATTGATTTTAGGAACTGTTTGTTCGGCACCCGTTTACGTATTGTACCAAAAAGTTTTAGCTGAGGGAGGCGTATTATATGCCAACACTATTGGCGTATTATCTCCTTTTGCAGTGGTTACGTGTGAATGGATCATCGGCTCGAGCCCTTCTCTCAATATGATCAAAATAATTGCCATGATAATGGCCGCTATAGGAATGACACTCTTATTTATAGATGCATCAAAGGTATCTGGATGGCAACAGAAACATCGTGCCAAAAATTCCAAATTTAATGAGGAAATAAAATGA
- the glnA gene encoding type I glutamate--ammonia ligase has protein sequence MTTASDIIKQIADNEIRFVDLRFTDPRGKLHHITMDIAEISEDTFSDGVMFDGSSIAGWKTINESDMVLMPDPKTAHIDPFFAQSTLVIFCDILDPVSGEFYRRDPRSIAKRAEVYMKSLGIGDTINIGPEAEFFIFDDVRYKTDPYNTGFKLDSSELPSNDDTEYETGNLGHRPRMKGGYLPVPPIDSCQDMRSEMLTALKDMGVQVEKHHHEVAAAQHELGIRFDTLVREADKMQIFKYVVHQIANSYGKTATFMPKPIFGDNGSGMHVHMSIWKDGKPIFAGNEYAGLSETCLFFIGGVIKHAKAINAFTNPSTNSYKRLVPGYEAPVLLAYSARNRSASCRIPMSSSPNSKRVEVRFPDPTANPYLAFAALLMAGLDGIKNKIHPGHAMDKDLYDLPLKELKEIPTVSGSLREALEALDKDRGFLKAGDVFDDDQINSFIQVKMQEVLRYETTPHPVEFDMYYSV, from the coding sequence GATGGTGTTATGTTTGATGGTTCTTCAATTGCTGGTTGGAAAACAATTAATGAATCTGACATGGTTTTAATGCCTGATCCCAAAACAGCACATATTGATCCCTTTTTTGCTCAATCTACTTTGGTCATATTTTGTGATATCCTTGATCCTGTCTCTGGTGAGTTTTATCGTAGAGATCCTCGTTCTATCGCCAAAAGGGCTGAGGTTTATATGAAATCTTTAGGGATTGGAGATACAATCAATATAGGACCAGAAGCAGAGTTTTTTATCTTTGATGATGTGCGCTATAAAACAGATCCTTACAATACAGGATTTAAACTCGATTCAAGTGAACTTCCTTCCAATGATGATACGGAATATGAAACAGGCAATCTAGGACATCGCCCACGAATGAAGGGAGGCTATCTTCCTGTCCCACCGATTGATTCCTGCCAAGATATGCGTTCTGAAATGCTCACAGCACTTAAAGATATGGGCGTGCAGGTTGAAAAACACCATCATGAAGTAGCAGCGGCTCAACATGAATTGGGGATTCGTTTTGATACGCTTGTTCGCGAAGCTGATAAGATGCAAATTTTTAAATATGTCGTGCATCAAATAGCAAACAGTTATGGAAAAACAGCAACTTTTATGCCAAAGCCTATTTTTGGTGACAATGGCTCAGGAATGCATGTTCATATGTCCATTTGGAAAGATGGAAAACCTATTTTTGCGGGAAATGAATATGCCGGGCTCTCAGAAACTTGTTTATTTTTTATCGGTGGTGTTATTAAGCACGCAAAAGCAATTAATGCCTTTACCAATCCATCCACAAACTCCTATAAGCGTTTGGTTCCTGGTTATGAAGCTCCTGTCCTTCTTGCCTATTCGGCACGTAATCGTTCTGCATCTTGTCGTATTCCAATGAGTTCTTCGCCAAATTCAAAACGCGTAGAAGTTCGTTTTCCAGACCCAACAGCAAATCCCTATTTAGCATTTGCAGCCCTCTTAATGGCTGGTCTTGATGGCATAAAAAACAAAATTCACCCTGGACATGCTATGGATAAAGATCTTTATGATCTCCCCTTAAAAGAACTCAAAGAAATCCCTACCGTTTCAGGAAGTCTGCGTGAAGCACTTGAAGCGCTCGACAAAGATCGTGGCTTCCTTAAAGCTGGCGATGTTTTTGATGATGATCAGATTAATTCCTTTATTCAAGTAAAGATGCAAGAAGTCTTGCGTTACGAAACAACGCCTCATCCTGTTGAATTTGATATGTACTATTCTGTTTAA
- a CDS encoding ATP-grasp domain-containing protein, with protein MKKLALVCQRNAKLPFIFEAAQTANIELVMIYDTAESTPIQLPTAVTSTWQLPVFDNPEAALDTFATGVKERNIAGVMTLREEAILWTALAAKKINTPSIEPEVAALTRNKYLMRQAFAKAGLRTPRFFYIDNPEDLSQAHSLEYPLVIKPVSGWASTGVMLAKNSAELPDLVKAVWNVQHKDMARFNDTKKPLGLVVEQYLPGKEFVVECFVDTAGVHVLAVGDKGQPEGPWFEETIYRQRRDIDDPLVIALCEVACSGVKALGINMGAAHVELRLDANNLPYIIEIGARIGGSGVSHFIVEQGTGISFAKLCMNAALAEPNPNLPDILPAKKVAANYIIPLCGHGRFCGFSGLDKVAQHPQTARTIIFFETDHFSLPPPAFGGYPGFIFSVHASDQEARDYHEWLDDTLRIIWKSYI; from the coding sequence ATGAAAAAACTCGCGTTAGTTTGCCAACGCAATGCAAAATTACCCTTTATATTTGAAGCAGCACAAACCGCTAATATCGAATTAGTCATGATCTATGATACCGCTGAAAGCACTCCTATTCAACTCCCCACAGCAGTTACTTCAACTTGGCAACTTCCTGTTTTTGATAACCCAGAAGCAGCTTTAGACACTTTTGCAACAGGTGTAAAAGAACGTAATATTGCTGGGGTTATGACCCTTCGCGAAGAAGCCATCCTATGGACAGCTTTGGCTGCAAAAAAAATCAATACTCCAAGTATTGAACCAGAAGTAGCAGCATTAACCCGCAACAAATATCTCATGCGTCAAGCTTTTGCTAAAGCAGGGCTTAGAACCCCAAGATTCTTTTATATAGATAATCCAGAAGACCTTTCACAAGCACATTCCTTGGAGTATCCGCTCGTTATTAAACCCGTCTCTGGATGGGCGAGTACAGGCGTAATGTTAGCTAAAAATTCCGCCGAACTTCCTGATCTCGTCAAAGCAGTATGGAATGTTCAGCATAAAGACATGGCACGTTTTAACGATACAAAGAAGCCTTTAGGCTTAGTAGTAGAACAATATTTGCCAGGAAAAGAGTTCGTCGTAGAATGCTTTGTTGATACAGCAGGTGTACATGTTCTAGCCGTTGGTGACAAAGGACAACCTGAAGGACCATGGTTTGAAGAAACAATTTATCGTCAACGCCGTGATATAGATGATCCTCTCGTTATTGCTTTATGTGAAGTTGCATGCTCTGGAGTAAAAGCTCTTGGTATAAATATGGGTGCTGCCCATGTAGAGCTACGCCTAGATGCCAATAACTTACCTTATATCATTGAGATCGGTGCTCGTATTGGTGGATCGGGTGTCTCCCATTTTATTGTGGAGCAAGGTACAGGAATTTCATTTGCAAAACTCTGTATGAATGCCGCTTTAGCTGAACCAAATCCAAACCTTCCTGATATACTCCCAGCTAAAAAAGTGGCTGCAAATTATATTATTCCTCTTTGTGGTCATGGGCGCTTTTGTGGATTTTCAGGTCTAGATAAAGTTGCACAACATCCTCAAACTGCTAGAACTATAATTTTCTTTGAAACCGATCATTTTTCACTACCTCCACCAGCATTTGGTGGATATCCTGGTTTTATTTTCTCTGTTCATGCCTCAGATCAAGAAGCACGCGATTACCACGAATGGCTTGATGACACCTTAAGAATCATATGGAAATCTTATATTTAA